The Burkholderia ambifaria AMMD genome contains the following window.
TCGGTGTGCGGCGGCAGGTTGAGCGACGTATAAGCGTTGCTGTCCGGTCGCGGCTTCGATTCGACGTCGAACAGCACGCCGAAATTGCTTTCGCGAATCAGGCCGATACGACGCGCGATCTGATCGACCCGGCCGCGTTCGGCCGGCACACCCTCGACGAGCGTCAGCCCCGTGCGCTGCAACGCGGCGAGCCACGCGAGCAACGCGCCGTCGTCCTCCATCACGTCACGCCACGCGAACACGCCGATCGCCGTCGCGTCGTCGCCGGTCCACACGTGCCGCCCGTGCGCGGCCTGACGCTCGGCGCGCGACGCATCGTCGTATGCATGCGCGCGCAACCATCCCGGCGACCAGGTACTGCGATGCCCGTCGTTCCACTCGACGTGCAGCGCGCCGTCGGTTTCGACATGCACGACGAGGGCCGACAGATCCTCGCGCGCGTCGGCGATCTCGAACACCTGTTCGCGCGTGAGCGCATGCACGCACGCGGAACACGCGCAGTTGTCGCGCAACCAGTCGAAGTGAAACGGCGATCGTCGCGTGTCGCTCCACTCGACGTCCACCGCGCCATCGCCGATCGTCGCCGCCGCGATGGCCGCGTCGCCGGAAAAAGTCCGCCAGTCCTCGATACGGTGTTGCGCTGCCTGCATCGTTGCCTCCCGGAAACGCCCGCTACGCATGTGGTGCGAGCAGAAACTCGCCGACCATCCGGTGCATCCGCGTCGCCTGCGGGCTCGTTCCGAGCGCGCGCCAGCAGCCATGCACCAGCCCCTTCCCCATCCAGTAACGCGCGGCGCCCCCGGCCGCGCGAATCCGTTCGACGTACACACGCGCATCGTCGCGCAGCGGATCGTGTTCCGCGCCGACCGCGAGCACCGGCGGCAGCCCGTCGAAACGCGATGCCGCGAGCGGCACCGATGCACGCAGCAGCGGATCGTCATCGCCCGGCGCAATGTGTTGTGCCTCGCCCCAATACAACGCGCGATAGCGATGGACGTCGTCGAGCGTCAGCATCGGCGCGTGCGCTTGCGTTTCGCGCGCCGGCGATTGCGGTTCGATGCCGAGCATCGGATATACGAGTGCGATCCCGTCGATGCCGCCTTCGCCTGCATCGCGCAGCGCGGTTGCGACGGCGGCCGCGAGATTGCCGCCCGCGCTGTCGCCCGCGAGCGTCAGCGGTCGCGCGCACGAGCCGAACGACCAGCACGCATCGCGCGCGGCGCGCGTGACGGCCAGGCAATCCTCGAGCGCGGCCGGCGCGCGATGCTCGGGCGCGAGCCGGTAATCGACCGCGATCACGGCCAGCCCCGTGTCGGCCGCCAGTTGCGCGGTGATCAGCGCGTGACTGTCGAGCGAGCCGACGACGAACCCGCCGCCATGAAAGAACAGCACGGTGCCGCGCGGTTCGCCGTGAGCCGGCGCGGAGCGCCGCAGCGCGATCGCGTGTCCGTCCGGTGCGTGCCACACCGCATCGTGCTGCACGACGCCGGCCGGCAGTTCGGCGGGCGTCCATGCGGCCGCGAAACGATCGTAGAGGCGGCGTTGCTCGTCGGGCGAGCGCGCCGCCGCGCCGGCCGGATACGCCGCGTCGACAGCCGATACGAACGCCGCAATTTCCGGTTCGAGCATCGTGCGCGCCCCGTCGTCGCCGGCGCTAGCGGCGCGGCGGCAGGCCGATCACGCGGCCCGCATACGCGGGCGCCGCGCAATCGCGCTGCAACGCATGCAGTTCGGCCACGCGCGCGGCGACGTCGTCGTCGAACGGCGCCGATTTCGCGCCGCCGCGCGTGTCGACGTGCAGCAGCATCTGCTCGCTCGCCGACACCGCGCCGTCGCGCCCGTCGGCAAACAGTTCGAGATACAGGTGCAGCCGCTTCGCGTCGTGCGCGAACACCCGCGCATCGACGCGCACGCGCGTGCCTTCCTTGATCTCCTGCAGATAGTTCACGTGCGCTTCGAGCGTATAGACCGAGCGGCCCCGCTCGCGACGCGCGGCATCGTCGAGGCCGATGCGCTCCAGCAGCGCATCGGTCGCGAAACTGAAGATCAGCAAATAGAACGCGTCGCGCAGATGGCCGTTGTAGTCGACCCACTCGGGCCGCACGACGTCGCGGTATATCGTCAGCGGGGTATCGCCGGTCATGTTCGTTCAGTCCTCGAATCGCATTCCGTGCCGCGCCTTCACAGTGGCGATCGCCTTCAGCACCTCGGTAATGCACTCGTCGCGATAGCGTTCGAGCTCCTTGATGCTGCGCGTGCCCTGCTGCTCGCTCGTGCCTGCGACGACGCTGTCGATCAGTTCGTCGGTCAGCGTCGGCGCGACCAGCTTCGTCCACGGCAGTTCGAGCGCGGGGCCGAACTGCTGCATGAAGTGTCGCATGCCCGCGTCGCCGCCGGCCAGCGTATAGGTCAGGAACGTGCCCATGAACGACCAGCGGATGCCCGCGCCGAAACGGATCGCATCGTCGATCTCGCCGGTCGTCGCGACGCCTTCGTTGACGAGATGCAGCGCCTCGCGCCACAACGCCTCCAGCAGCCGGTCCGCGATGAAGCCCGGCACTTCCTTGCGCACGTGCAGCGGCCGCATGCCGAGCTTGCGATAGATCGCCATCGCCGCGTCGACTGCTTCGGGCGACGTGCGCGCGCCGCCGAGCACCTCGACGAGCGGCAGCAGGTAGACCGGATTGAACGGGTGGCCGACCACGCAGCGCTCCGGATGCGTCGCACGTGCGTAGAAGTCGGTCGGCAGCAGCCCCGACGTCGACGATGCGATGATCGCGCCGGGCTTCGCCGCGCGGCTGATCTGTTCGTGCAGTTCGAGTTTCAGCGCCTCGCGCTCGGGCGCGCTTTCCTGGATGAAATCCGCGTCGGCGACGCAGGCCTCGATCGTCGCCGCAAAGTGCAGCCGTGCGGGATCCGCGCCCGGCGCGAGGCCGACGCGTTCGAGCGCGGGCCACGCATTCGCGACGGTCGCGCGCAGCCGCTCCTGCGCGCCCGGCGCCGGGTCCCACACGACCACGTCGAGACCGTGCGCGAGCGCACGGCAAATCCATCCGCCGCCGATCACGCCGGTGCCGATCGCGGCGAACGTCTTGATGTCGGTCTTCACAGCCATGTCCACGCATCCTTCAAATCGAGGGGAATCGGACGGCGGCCGCCCTCGTGCGTGCCGCCGCAATGCATCACTGGTTCAGCCGTCGACGCTCACGCGAATTCGGTCGCCGCACGGCGTTCGAGCAGGCGCTCGCCGCGCGCCGGCAGGCCGAGCTTGCGACGTCCTTCGGCCGGCGTCAGCACCCGGGCGCCGAGCCGCTCGATGATTTCCCGCGCGCGCTCGACGAGCGTGCCGTTGGTCGCATGCACGCCGCGATCGAGCCAGATGTTGTCTTCGAGGCCGACGCGCACGTGGCCGCCGAGCAGCATCGCCTGCGCGACCATCGGCATCTGCATGCGGCCGATCCCGAAGCCGGCCCAGTGCGCGCCCGGCGGCAGGTTGTCGACCATTGCCTTCATCGTGCCGGTGTCCGCCGGTGCGCCCCACGGAATGCCGAGGCACAGCTGGAACAGCGGCGGATCGTCGAGCAGCCCTTCCTTCAGCAATTGCTTCGCGAACCACAGATGGCCCGTATCGAAGATTTCCAGCTCCGGCTTCACGCCGAGTTCCTGGATGCGCTTGGCACCCGCACGCAGTTGCGCGGGCGTCGACACGTAGATGTAGTCGCCGTCGCCGAAATTCAGCGTGCCGCAATCCAGCGTGCAGATCTCGGGCAGCAGTTCCTCGACGTGCGCGAGGCGCGTGAGGCCGCCGACGAGGTCGGTGCCCTTGCCGAAGCGCATCGGGTCCTCGCCCGGGCCGATTTCCAGATCGCCGCCCATGCCGGCCGTCAGGTTGATGATCACGTCGACGTCGGCCGAGCGGATCCGGTCGACCACTTCGCGGTACAGATTCGGATCGCGGCTGCCGCGGCCCGTCTGCGGATCGCGCACATGGCAGTGCGCAACCGTCGCGCCGGCCTTCGCGGCTTCGATCGCGGCGGACGCGATTTCCTTCGGCGTGACCGGGATCGCCGGATGCTTGCCGACCGTATCGCCCGCGCCGGTGACCGCGCAGGTGATGATGACTTCGTGGTTCATGTTGACTACCCTCGCTTGATTCGAATTGTGTCGCTCGATTTGTGTCGTACGTACTGCAGATGATTTGTCGCCGCGCACCGCATGCATCCGGCGCGCGAGCTGTTACAGGCCGAGATAGGCCTTCACGGCAGGCAGGCCGTCCTTGCCGTCGAACGTCTTGACGCCGGCGAGCCACGCATCGAGCACCTGCGGATTCTTCTTCAGGTACGCCTTCGCGGCGTCGGCCGGCTTCGTCTTGTTCATCACCGACTGCATCAGTTGGTTCTCGAGCTGCGTCGAAAAGCGCAGGTTCTCGACGAGCTTGCCCGCGTTCGGGCAGCGCGAGATGAAGTCGGGCGCCGTCAGCGTGTACACGCGCGCTTCGCCATAGTTCGGGCCGAACGACGCATCGCCGCCGGACAGGTAGTTCATGCTGATCTGGATGTTCATCGGATGCGGCTCCCATCCCAGGAAGACCACCCACTTCTTGTCGCGGATCGCGCGCTCGACCGTGACGAGCATCCCCGCCTCGCTCGATTCGACCAGCTTGAAGCCGCCGAGACCGTACTGGTTCGTGTCGATCATCTTCTGGATTGTCGCGTTCGCGCTGCTGCCCGGCTCGATCCCGTAGATCTTGCCGTCGAGCTCGGCGCGGTGCTTCGCGATGTCGTCGAAGGTCTTCAGGCCGGCCTGGTATTCATAGCTCGGCACCGCGAGCGTCGCCTTCGCGCCCGACAGGTTCGGCGGCTCGACCACGTTGATCGACTTGCTGTCGAGGAACGGCTGGAGCTGCTTTTGCTGCACCGGCCACCAGTAGCCGAGCGACACGTCGAGCTGCTTGCTCTTCAGGCCGGCGAACGAGATCGGCACCGACGCAATCGTCGTCGTCGGCTTGTAGCCGAGCCCCTCGAACACCGTCGACGCGAGCGCCGTCGTGGACGTGATGTCGGTCCAGCCGATATCCGCGAAGCGTACGGTCCGGCAGGTCGCGGCATCCGTTTCGGCCTGCGCCGCGGTCGCGAACGCGCCGGTCGCCAGCATGGCCGCGACGAACGCGGCGATCTTTGTCGACTTCATGGTTTCTCTCTCCCGATTGGACCGATGTCCGACGGGTTCGCGGTGTGCGTCCCGGCCTGCATCGTGGGAGTAAAAGTAACGAGCCATATTGGTCGCGGGAAGACCGGCGGCGACCTGTTCTTGACTGTTTGCGACTATGAGTGGAAACCACTATGCGCGGGCAGGCGCTTGTACTGCGGGGGTTTCGAGCGAATCCCGGCGAACGGGGGTTTGTCCGGATGCGGCGTGGAGCCGTGCGTTGGCGGCGGAGCTCGGGCGCGGCGTGACGCGATTTCCGCCCCTGCGAGCAGCACCCGCCTCCGCCAAGCGTTATCGCGGCACTTCGACGTAGGTTTCCCGGCAGATCTCGCGCAATGCCTGAACCAGCAGATCCCGCGTCGGCGCATGCGATTCGCCGGCGCGGGTGAACAGCGCGATGGGCGGCAGCGTCCAGACCAGCGAGTAAGGCACGATCGCGACGCCGGCGATGCGCACCATTTCTTCCGCGATATCGGCCGGCACGATCGACACCGCGTCGTCGCTCGACGCGATCATCTCGCCGATCAGCTTCGACGAATAGCTTTCGACGATCGGCACGGGCGGCGCGATGCCCGCCGACAGGAACAGGTCGGTCACCTGCTCCCGCATCGGCGTATGCGGCGCGCCGAGGATCCAGTCCAGCGCGTGCAGCTTCTGCCAGTCGAGCTTCGTGCGGGCCAGTTTCGCGGCGAGTCGCCGGCTCGCGATCATCCGCGGCTGCTGCTGGTACAACACTTCAAAGGATACCTGCCCCAGATCGATCGCCGACGATGCGCGCCCGATCACGAGGTCGACGCTGTGGTCCTTGAGCTGCAGCAGCAGCTGGTCGCTGGTGCCTTCGTGGATCGTCACGGTCAGGCGCCGCTCCATCCGGGATTGCAGGCGCTTGAGCGCAGCCGACAGCATCTGTCCCGAAATAAACGGAATCACGCCGATATGCAGGTGGGCCGCATGGCCGGCCGCGACCGCCTCCATCTCGCGGGCGAGATGGTCGAGATCCTTCAGCATCGCCCGGGCCCGCTCGAGCACGACCGAACCGAGCGCGGTCGGGCGCATCCCGCGTGACGTGCGCTCGAACAGCGGCGTGCCGAACATGCTTTCCAGCTCGGACAGCGCGTTGGTCACGGCCGGCTGGCTGCTGGCCATGTGCTCGGCGACGCGCGTCAGCGACCCGTGCTGCTGGATCTGCAGCAACAGCATCAGGTGCCGCATCTTCAGGCGCGCGCCAAGCCGCCTGACCACGTCGTTCGCGTCGAATGTCATCGCCGGCCACGCACCCATCATGAAAAAGTGATGGACCGATATTAAAACAGAATCATCTCCTTATGGCCGATCCCTAGAATCGTCCCTGGATCGCGTCGGGACTGGCCTGGCGCGCACGCCCGGACCCAAAAACATGAAACAGACAGAGACCCAGCAGCAGGCCGCGTACGACTATCACGAGTTTCCGACCCCGGGGAAGATCTCGGTCGTCGCCAGCAAGCCGCTCGTGACGCAGCGCGATCTCGCGCTGGCCTACACGCCGGGCGTCGCCAGCGTGTGCGAGGCGATCGCCGCGGATCCCCTGCAGGCGCGCCGCTTCACGAGCCGCGGGAATCTGGTGGGCGTGATCACCAACGGCACCGCCGTGCTGGGTCTGGGCAACATCGGCGCGCTCGCGTCGAAGCCGGTCATGGAAGGCAAGGCCGTGCTGTTCAAGAAGTTCGCGGGCATCGACGTGTTCGACATCGAGATCAACGAGACCGATCCGGACAAGCTCGTCGACATCATCGCGGGCCTCGAACCCACGTTCGGCGGGATCAACCTCGAGGACATCAAGGCGCCGGAGTGCTTCACGGTCGAGCGCAAGCTGCGCGAGCGCATGAAGATTCCCGTCTTCCACGACGACCAGCACGGCACCGCCATCACCGTCGCGGCCGCGTTCATCAACGGGCTGAAGGTGGTCGGGAAGTCGATTTCGGAGGTGAAGGTCGTGACGTCGGGCGCCGGCGCCGCGGCGCTGGCCTGTCTGGACCTGCTGGTCGACCTCGGGCTGCCGGTCGAGAACATCTGGGCGACGGATATCGAAGGCGTCGTCTATCGCGGCCGTACCACGCTGATGGATCCGGCCAAGGAACGCTTCGCGCAGCCAACCGACGCGCGCACGCTGGCCGAAGTGATCGGCGGCGCCGACGTGTTCCTCGGGCTGTCGGTCGGCGGCATCCTGAGCGCGGACATGCTGAAGGCGATGGCCGCGCGTCCGCTGATTCTCGCGCTGGCCAATCCGACGCCGGAAATCTTCCCGGAACTGGCGCACGCCACGCGCGACGACGTCGTGATCGCGACGGGCCGCTCGGATTTCCCGAACCAGGTCAACAACGTCCTGTGCTTCCCGTACATTTTCCGCGGCGCGCTGGATGTGGGCGCAACGACCATCACCCGCGAAATGGAAATTGCCGCGGTTCACGCGATTGCCGGCCTCGCGGAAGAAGAGCAGAACGACGTCGTCGCGGCGGCCTACGGTGGCGACGAAGTGTCGTTCGGCCCGCAATACCTGATTCCGAAGCCGTTCGATCCGCGCCTGATCGTGCGTATCGCACCGGCCGTGGCCAAGGCGGCGATCGAAGGCGGCGTGGCGACGCGCCCGCTCGAGGATCTCGACGCGTATGTCGAGCAGCTGCAGCAGTTCGTCTATCACTCGGGCGCGTTCATGAAGCCGCTGTTCGCGGCCGCGCGCCAGCTCGTGCGTGACGGCGGCAAGGCGCGCATCGTGTTCACCGAAGGCGAGGACGAGCGCGTGCTGCGCGCGGTGCAGGTCATCGTCGACGAGAAGCTCGCGCGTCCGATCCTGGTCGGCCGTCCGGAGGTGCTGCTCGCGCGTATCGAGCGGTTCGGGCTGCGCCTGCGTCTCGGTCAGGACGTCGAAGTGACCAATCCGGAATATGACGAGCGCTTCCCGCAATACTGGACGACGTACTGGGAACTGCGCTGCCGCGACGGCATTTCGAAGGAAATGGCGCGCGTCGAAATGCGGCGTCGCCTGACGCTGATCGGCGCGATGATGGTGCGGCTCGGCGATGCGGACGGGATGATCTGCGGGACGGTCGGCGAATATCACAATCACCTGCGGTTCGTGGACGAAGTAATCGGCAGGAAGCCCGATGCGTCGACCTACGCGGCGATGAATATCCTGCTGCTCAACCAGCGGACGGTCGCGCTGGTGGATACGCACGTCAACGACAACCCCGATGCGGAGCAGATCGCGGAATTCACGATCGCCGCGGCGCGGCAGATGGAGTGGCTGAATCTGACGCCGAAGGTGGCGCTGCTGTCGCGGTCGAACTTCGGCTCGGGCAGCGCGGCTTCGGGCGTGAAGATGCGGCAGGCGCTGGAGATCATTCGCGCGCAGGCGCCGGATATCGAGGCCGATGGCGAGATGCATGGCGACTGCGCGCTCGACGAAGGGCTGCGGGCGCGGCTGCTGCCGATGTCGCCGCTGAAGGGCGCGGCGAACCTGCTCGTGTGTCCGAACGTCGATGCGGGGAATATCGCCTATAACCTGCTCAAGACCGAAGCCGGCAGCAACGTTGCCGTGGGGCCGTTCCTGCTCGGGGTCAATGCACCGGTGAACATTCTCACGTCGAGTGCGACGGTGCGGCGGATCGTGAACATGACGGCGTTGACGGTGATCGAGGCGAATCGGAACGTGGCTGTTTGATTGCTGTTGATGTAATCACTTGATGCGGGTCGGCTGTGGCCGACCCCGTCGAGCTGCGCGGGTGGCGGGCGGGAATCATCACCGGATACCCTGTTCGACCGGCGAGCCAACGATCGACCGTTCACCGCCAACAGCGATATCCAAAAAATAAACTCCGCCTCTTCTGCCAGGCAATCGGACAAAAAAACAAATCCAAAAAATAGCAATTTCGTAAAAGTACGAAATCAACTTCTCCGCCTCGACAAGCTCCGCCTATCTATATAAATTTATCTCGCATCCCCGCATATATGGGGATCGGCTATATTTATTCTTCTTTCAAACTCCTGATACAGATATTGAATTTGGCGCAGCTTTCTCGGCAGGCAGGCTCTTAGTGAAAACCACCGGCAACGATTCTCAGCAAAATGCGAACTATGTCAAACGCCTGCTGCTGGCGTCCGAGCGTACCCGCCATGACGTACGTTCACTGGCACCTTGGGGAGCACTTTGATGGGCATCACGGGTCGATGGGCACTCGTCTTCATCTGCATCGCCCTGTCGTTTGGCAGCTTCGCGGATGAAGCAGCTCAAGTGAACTTTGCCCTGAGGCTGGCTGACGATACTGCATCGGTATCGATATTGCTTGCCGCAGGTCTCATTGGAGGCATTCTATCCGGCCCGATCGCCCCGATGATCCTCCAGCGGATCGGGCCTCGCCAAACGATTCCCGCGGTATTTCTCCTTCAGGCGATTCTGATCGCGGCAACTTCCCTGGCCAATGAGTTCTGGAGTTACATCGTCGTTTCAATGGCGCTCGGATCCACGGGGTCTCTTCTGTGGGCAGCAATCATGGTGGCTATTCCGAGCTATGCAAACGACGAACGGTACATCGATCGCGCCAATCGGATTACGCAATCGGTGCGGAACGTGGGTTATGTGGGCGGCCCCGCTCTCGGCGGCTTGCTGTACGGGATGGTCGACCGCTCACGGGGGCTATTGCTGCTGGCTTTGCTGGTATTGATCGCCGCGCCGGTCACTTCATTATGTTTCAACGCACTGGATTCTTTCATTCCGAAAACCGGTCAAGCCTCCACGCAAACCAGGCAGAAGGGACGACTCGACCTGCTCGGTCTCTTTCGCACGGCCGGCGTGATTCGTGCGGTCGCTCCGCTGTTGATGACGGTCGTGCTCACATCGACGCTCAATGTGCTCCTGATATTTGGAGTGCGTACTGAGCTGCAATTCAGTGCAGAGATCTATGGACTCGTCATCAGCGCATTGAGTGTGGGTCTGATCGTTGGCCCCGTGCTATTTGCGGGCCTGTTTGCGAGGCGCGGTGATGCCGCCGGTGCCTCCATCGCCGCCAGCCTCATCGGCGCCGGCATTTTATGGCTCGCATTGAGTGACGCAGCGTGGAGCCTCATGTGCGCCACGTTTCTGATCGGGTCGGCAAACGGCATCCAGAACGCGCTAACGGCGAGTTTCATGATGAAGGCGATCGATCCGCAGCGACGTGTCAACCTGATGCCGGCCTACCTATTTTGCATTCAGACTTCGGTGTTTCTCGGCTTTCTGAGCGCCGGCATGATCAGTACGGCACACGTGAGCATGGCTCTCGTGATTGTGGGAGCCGCAACAGCGATTATCGGCGCATGCGGCATCGCGTTGAATGTCAAGAACCGACCAAGCATGGTTACAAAAGGAGGCTGATCTCAGAATCAGTCACTACTACTTCGACGGGCCGCTATTCGACGAGTCCGCGTTGACGATGGCCCTGCGACGTGGGATTTCGCCCGCCGCGGAGTCCATTGTCCGCGATGGGCATTGTGTTCTGGATCTCGGCTGTGGCGATGGCCGACTTCTCCTGCATCTCGCGGGGAAATTCGCATTGAAGGAAAGCTTCGGCATCTCCCCCGTCGCCATCGATCGCTTCAATGCGTCCATCGGTCACCGCCACATTCACGCGCTCCGGTCACACCAAACCAACGCGCTACACAACCCGCTCCAACGCACTGGAAAACCTCGCAACAGCCGCATCGACATCATGCAGTTTGTCGAGACCGAACAAGCCGATCCGGAAGGTCTTGAAATCCGCCGGCTCGTCGCATTGAAGCGGCACGCCGGCCGCGATCTGCACACCGACATCGGCGAATTTCTTGCCCGAGCGGATGTCGTCATCGTCCGTATAACTGACCACGACGCCCGGCGCCTCGAAGCCTGCGGCGGCAACGCTCCTGAACCCCTTCTCGGCCAGCAACGCACGAACCCGCGTGCCGAGTTCGAGCTGCTCCGCCCTCACCTTGTCGAAGCCGTATGCTTCGGTTTCCTTGATGACGTCGCGCAGCGTCGCGAGGCTGTCCGTAGGCATCGTCGCGTGATACGCGAAGCCGCCGTTCTCGTAGGCTTCCATGATCTGCAGCCACTTGCGCAGATCGCACGCGAAACTGGTGCTGGTCGTCGCATCGATGCGCTCGCGAGCGAGCGGGCCAAGCATGACCAGCGCGCAACCCGGCGACGCGCTCCAGCCCTTTTGCGGCGCGCTGATCAGCACATCGACGCCGCTCTTCTCCATGTCGACCCAGATCGTGCCGGACGCGATGCAATCCAGTACGAACATGCCGCCGACCGCATGCACGGCATCGGCCACCGCGCGCAGATAGGCATCGGGCAACATCATCCCCGATGCGGTCTCGACGTGCGCAGCGAAGACCAGATCGGGCTTGTGCTCGCGAATCGTCGCGACGACTTCGTCGATCGGAGCCGGTGCAAAGGCGGCTTGCCTGCCCGCTTCGACCGGGCGCGCTTTCAACACGATCTCTTCGGACGGAATGCTGCCCATGTCGAAAATCTGCGACCAGCGGTAACTGAACCAACCGTTGCGGATGACCACGCACTTCTTGTTCGTCGCGAACTGCCGTGCCACGGCTTCCATGCCGAATGTGCCGCTGCCGGGGACGATGACGGCCGCCTTCGCGTTGTAGACTTTCTTCAGCGCGGCGGAAATATCGCGCATGACGCCCTGGAAGCGCTGCGACATGTGATTGATCGACCGGTCGGTGTACACCACCGAATATTCGAGAAGCCCGTCGCGGTCGACATCGGGAAGTAATCCTGGCACGTTCGCCTCCGGTAAAGGTTGAGCCATCTGGTGAGAGCGAGCGGTATTCGTGACGCGATGCCTCCACGCCTGTGCAAATCCGCGTTTTTGATTCGACGACGACCGATTCTAACGAAAGCCGTCTGAGGCTTGGGATTTTGGTGTGTTGTGGTGCGTCATGAGCACGGCACGAGATCGATCGCCGATTGGCGCTCCCGTAAAGCCCGCGCCACGAAACGCAACATCGTGAAACCGCGCTTGCTCTCGGACGACACCGGAACCTAATCTTCAATGGCACAGGCGGAGGTGGCGAACGATTCCGCCCGGGTTTCCTGACACGCGATAAACATGAAAAGCCGTGCCCGCCCCCATTCGGTTCAATCGACTCGCCAGCCCGCTGCCGGCCGGCTGCGGTGGATCACCGGCCTCGCCGCGGTGCGCGGCTATCAATGGTCGTGGCTGCCGCACGATCTGCTTGCGGGCGTCACGCTCAGCGCCGTGCTCGTGCCTGCCGGCATGGCGTACGCGAACGCAGCGGGGCTGCCCGCCGTCAGCGGCCTCTATGCATCGTTTGCTGCGATGCTCGCGTATGCGCTCTTCGGCCCGAGCCGCATCCTCGTTCTCGGCCCCGACTCCGCGCTGGTCGCGTTGATCGCCGCAAGCATCGTGCCGCTCGCTCACGGCGATGCCACGCGCGGGCTGGCCCTTGCCGGGGCGCTTGCGATACTCGCGGGCGCCATCTGCATTGCGGTCGGCGCGCTCAGGCTCGGATTCGTCACCGAGCTGCTGTCGCTGCCCATCCGGCACGGTTTCCTGAACGGCATCATGCTGACGATCAGCATCGGACAGCTACCCAAGCTGCTGGGATACCAAGGCCATGGCGAATCGTTCGTCGAGAAGGTGCGCGACGTGATCGATGGCATCGCGGCATCGAGGGTGAACGCGACATCGTTCGCACTCGGCGTCGCCGCGCTCGTGCTGATCCTCGTCTGTAAACGGCTCGGGCCCAAAGTGCCGGGCGTGCTGCTCGCCGTGGCGGGCGCGACGGCGGTAGTGATGTGGTTCGATCTGTCGCGGCGCGCGGGCGTCGCGACCGTCGGCGCGGTCCCGCCAGGCCTGCCCGTGCCGCGCATCCCGAACGTGACGCTCGACGACTGGCTGCATCTCGCGGGCAGCGCGGCGGCGATCGCGCTCGTTTCGTTCACGGATATCAGCGTGCTGTCACGCACCTACGAATTGCGCAACGACACCAGCGTTGACCGGAATCACGAA
Protein-coding sequences here:
- a CDS encoding TauD/TfdA family dioxygenase, coding for MQAAQHRIEDWRTFSGDAAIAAATIGDGAVDVEWSDTRRSPFHFDWLRDNCACSACVHALTREQVFEIADAREDLSALVVHVETDGALHVEWNDGHRSTWSPGWLRAHAYDDASRAERQAAHGRHVWTGDDATAIGVFAWRDVMEDDGALLAWLAALQRTGLTLVEGVPAERGRVDQIARRIGLIRESNFGVLFDVESKPRPDSNAYTSLNLPPHTDLPTRELQPGVQFLHCLANDATGGDSVFLDGFALADALRREYPADFRHLASTPFEFWNKSADSDYRCSAPVIGLDARGNVTEVRVANFLRGPLDAPADAVAAVYRAYRRFLALAREPRFRVQRRLRAGDMWAFDNRRVLHARTEFDPSTGRRHLQGCYVDRDELLSRWRVLSRTVPAAAAAR
- a CDS encoding alpha/beta hydrolase — protein: MLEPEIAAFVSAVDAAYPAGAAARSPDEQRRLYDRFAAAWTPAELPAGVVQHDAVWHAPDGHAIALRRSAPAHGEPRGTVLFFHGGGFVVGSLDSHALITAQLAADTGLAVIAVDYRLAPEHRAPAALEDCLAVTRAARDACWSFGSCARPLTLAGDSAGGNLAAAVATALRDAGEGGIDGIALVYPMLGIEPQSPARETQAHAPMLTLDDVHRYRALYWGEAQHIAPGDDDPLLRASVPLAASRFDGLPPVLAVGAEHDPLRDDARVYVERIRAAGGAARYWMGKGLVHGCWRALGTSPQATRMHRMVGEFLLAPHA
- a CDS encoding thioesterase family protein → MTGDTPLTIYRDVVRPEWVDYNGHLRDAFYLLIFSFATDALLERIGLDDAARRERGRSVYTLEAHVNYLQEIKEGTRVRVDARVFAHDAKRLHLYLELFADGRDGAVSASEQMLLHVDTRGGAKSAPFDDDVAARVAELHALQRDCAAPAYAGRVIGLPPRR
- a CDS encoding L-carnitine dehydrogenase encodes the protein MAVKTDIKTFAAIGTGVIGGGWICRALAHGLDVVVWDPAPGAQERLRATVANAWPALERVGLAPGADPARLHFAATIEACVADADFIQESAPEREALKLELHEQISRAAKPGAIIASSTSGLLPTDFYARATHPERCVVGHPFNPVYLLPLVEVLGGARTSPEAVDAAMAIYRKLGMRPLHVRKEVPGFIADRLLEALWREALHLVNEGVATTGEIDDAIRFGAGIRWSFMGTFLTYTLAGGDAGMRHFMQQFGPALELPWTKLVAPTLTDELIDSVVAGTSEQQGTRSIKELERYRDECITEVLKAIATVKARHGMRFED
- a CDS encoding 3-keto-5-aminohexanoate cleavage protein, which translates into the protein MNHEVIITCAVTGAGDTVGKHPAIPVTPKEIASAAIEAAKAGATVAHCHVRDPQTGRGSRDPNLYREVVDRIRSADVDVIINLTAGMGGDLEIGPGEDPMRFGKGTDLVGGLTRLAHVEELLPEICTLDCGTLNFGDGDYIYVSTPAQLRAGAKRIQELGVKPELEIFDTGHLWFAKQLLKEGLLDDPPLFQLCLGIPWGAPADTGTMKAMVDNLPPGAHWAGFGIGRMQMPMVAQAMLLGGHVRVGLEDNIWLDRGVHATNGTLVERAREIIERLGARVLTPAEGRRKLGLPARGERLLERRAATEFA
- a CDS encoding choline ABC transporter substrate-binding protein; amino-acid sequence: MKSTKIAAFVAAMLATGAFATAAQAETDAATCRTVRFADIGWTDITSTTALASTVFEGLGYKPTTTIASVPISFAGLKSKQLDVSLGYWWPVQQKQLQPFLDSKSINVVEPPNLSGAKATLAVPSYEYQAGLKTFDDIAKHRAELDGKIYGIEPGSSANATIQKMIDTNQYGLGGFKLVESSEAGMLVTVERAIRDKKWVVFLGWEPHPMNIQISMNYLSGGDASFGPNYGEARVYTLTAPDFISRCPNAGKLVENLRFSTQLENQLMQSVMNKTKPADAAKAYLKKNPQVLDAWLAGVKTFDGKDGLPAVKAYLGL
- a CDS encoding LysR substrate-binding domain-containing protein, giving the protein MTFDANDVVRRLGARLKMRHLMLLLQIQQHGSLTRVAEHMASSQPAVTNALSELESMFGTPLFERTSRGMRPTALGSVVLERARAMLKDLDHLAREMEAVAAGHAAHLHIGVIPFISGQMLSAALKRLQSRMERRLTVTIHEGTSDQLLLQLKDHSVDLVIGRASSAIDLGQVSFEVLYQQQPRMIASRRLAAKLARTKLDWQKLHALDWILGAPHTPMREQVTDLFLSAGIAPPVPIVESYSSKLIGEMIASSDDAVSIVPADIAEEMVRIAGVAIVPYSLVWTLPPIALFTRAGESHAPTRDLLVQALREICRETYVEVPR